AGTGCTTTCCCAATTTCCCCGGATAACTGTAGGCCTTATCCGGGCCAGGGATACGGACAATGTATTGACCACCGGATTCGGTGTTTCCATAGAACTTCCCTTTTTTCATCGAGGCCGGGCCCGCATCGCTCTTGAAAAGGCCACCCGCCAGAAAATCTACGATGAATACCGGGCGAGATTCCTTTCCGCCCGGTCCGATGTGTTCGAAATACTTGAAAGGCTCTCCTTTGTGCGCAGAAAGATTGCCGCTTCCCGGCAGAGCATCACGGCTCTCGAAAGACTGCTGAGTACCTACAAAAAAGCTCTTGCTCAGGGTAATGCAGATCTCCTCGGCTATTATCGGCTGAGATACAGAATTTTAACCGAACGCCTTATCCTTCTTGATCTCAGGCAGACGGAGAGTGACCTGGGGGTAGCCCTGGAGATCGCCTCCGGGGTCTATCTTCCTATGGAGGTGATCAGCCATGCCCGATAACCTCCTTAGAACGATCTTTCGGGCCCTGCTATTCTTTCTGATAATAGGCGCTGTAGAAGCGGCCGCAGAGCCTCCCCTCTTTATCAGGATTTCTTTCCCGGAAAGAAGAAATTTTCGCCGAACGGTTCCCTTTGTGGGTAGAGTACTTCCCCGAAAGAGGGTAAGAATAACGGCCCCTATGGAAGGCCGGATCATCTCGATAGGAGCTCCGGACGAAAGTCCGGTGCGGGCCGGAATGATCCTTTTCGTTCTGGGCGGCCCGGAGGTGGAAAAGAGGCTTGCCAACCTAAAGTCACAGGTGGCCGTTCTTGAAAAGGAAATCTCTCTAGCCGAGGAGGCCGTGAGATTAAAGAGGGAAGGAGTCAGGGCCAAGATCATCCCTTACGGAGAGCTCCTTAACGCCGAAGAGCATCTTTTACAACTCGAAAACGAACTTGGGGCTCGTAGAAGTGAACTGCATTTCCTGAAAATCCGCGTGCGGATCAGGGCCCCGATTTCGGGCGTCTTTACAAGGCGTAGGGTATCTGTAGGTCAGAGAGTGAAAAAGGGAGCGGTTCTGGCGGAAATTCTGGATCCCAAGACCCTGTGGATCAGGGCCATGGTCTTTCCTCCGGAAGGAATCGGCCTCTGCGACAAACCGGCCATTATAAGGCTTGGAGGCCGGACCATCTCCGCCAGGGTGACAAAAGTAGCCCCCGAGCGGACTCCGGCGGGAGGGAGGGTGGTCTTTCTCGAGGGAAAGGATATTGCCGGTTTTCTGGGACCGGGTGAGGCGGTGAGTGGTGAAATAATTATCGAGGAACATCGTAAAGCCCTGGCCGTTCCCGAAGAGGCCCTCGTTTATGACGAATCGGGGAAGGCCTATGTCTTCGTCAAAAGCGAAAAGGGGTTTGAAAAGCGAATGGTCAAGACCGGGCTTTCCGGGGATGGTTTTGTAGAGGTCGTCTCTGGCCTCAGAGAAGGGGAAAAGGTGGTGGTCGAAGGAGCATACGAATTGTTCTATCGTAATTTTAGTCGGATTTATAGAGTTCCCGATTAGGAAGGTGCGTGAGGTTGCCTCTTAAAGAAACCAGGAAAATATCCCTGCGATTCTTTGTTCTTCTGGGGGTGTTGGGAGCCATTCTCGGGCTTGAGTTCCATGAACATGTTTGCACTCTTTCAGCTACAGATTGGAACACTCTCAATCTTTCTAAAATAAGGATTAAGGATCCGCGTGATTTTTCATTTGCCGTATTTGGAGATAACCAGTTCAGCATCTATGGCTTTGAAAGGCTCTTAAGGGACATTGACCGGGACCCTGAAATCTCCTTTGTCATTGCCTTGGGAGATATGGTCCATTCAGGAAGCAAGATATCGTATTTCCTTTTTTTGGATCTTATTCAAAAAAACCTCCACAAACCCCTGGTTACGGTCATCGGCAATCACGAACTAAAAGGAGGCGGTTATCTGCTTTATACTCGGATCTTCGGCCGGCCTTATTACTCTTTTCGTATCGGAAGGACCTGTTTCTTGATCCTGGATGATGCCGCAAGAAAAGTGACCATTAGAGAAAGGACATGGCTTGAAGGAGAACTCAGGAAGAGCCAGGACCGCTGCGACCACCGTTTGGTTTTTCTCCATATCCCTCTTTATGATCCCCGGCCTTCCGAACACCATTGTCTTCCCAAAAAAGAGGCCGCATTTCTTTCGGAGGTTTTCAGGATCTACGGCGTTTCTCATGTATTTGCTGGACATATTCACGGCTATTTTCAGGGAAAGTGGAACGGCACCCCTTATACCATAACCGGTGGGGCGGGAGCGGCACTTTACGGCGAGGATCCGAAACACTTTTTCTATCATTATCTCAAAGTGAAGGTCATAAACGGCGTGCTTGATGTAAAGGTAAAACGCATCCCCGTTCCGAGTCCAAAATGGTTCGATCATACCCTTTACTTGTTCTACACTCATTTCTTGGATCCTCATTGGTTGAAACCAGTCCTTTTGCTTACTGTCACGGGTCTCTTTCTTTCTCTATCATTGAAAAAAATTTCGCAAGGTATTCCGTAAATGAGAGGAGCTCTGCGCTGGCTCATTGCCAATCCGCGCCTCATGCTTCTTTTGGTCGTATCTATCGTGTTTACCGGGTTGTATGCCCTCTGGCACCTCCCCGTGGATCTTTTCCCCAATCTCGATCTTCCGGTAGCAAACATTATCGCCCATTATCCCGGAGCCGCGCCTGAGGACATAGAGCTGCTCATTACCCGTCCCATTGAGGACGAATTGCGGGGCCTGCCCGGGGTCAAACGGATATCCTCGGTCTCAATCCAGGGAATCTCCAGGGTTACCGTGGTCTTCGGCCCCGGTACTTCGATCAGGGAAGCCCGTGAACTGATTCAGGCAAGGCTTGCCCGAATCGCCGGTCTCCTGCCGCCGGGAGTCATTCCCCGGATGGAAAACATCGGTACCACCCTTCAGGAGGTGGTCGGATATGTGGTTTATGGCTCAAGGGATCTGGTGAAACTGCGAAATTTGATCCGGTTAACCCTTTACAATCGACTCATGAGCATTCCCGGGGTTTCCTCGGTGGAGGTTCTGGGGGGAGACAGGCGGGCCTTCA
The window above is part of the Thermosulfurimonas sp. F29 genome. Proteins encoded here:
- a CDS encoding efflux RND transporter periplasmic adaptor subunit, yielding MPDNLLRTIFRALLFFLIIGAVEAAAEPPLFIRISFPERRNFRRTVPFVGRVLPRKRVRITAPMEGRIISIGAPDESPVRAGMILFVLGGPEVEKRLANLKSQVAVLEKEISLAEEAVRLKREGVRAKIIPYGELLNAEEHLLQLENELGARRSELHFLKIRVRIRAPISGVFTRRRVSVGQRVKKGAVLAEILDPKTLWIRAMVFPPEGIGLCDKPAIIRLGGRTISARVTKVAPERTPAGGRVVFLEGKDIAGFLGPGEAVSGEIIIEEHRKALAVPEEALVYDESGKAYVFVKSEKGFEKRMVKTGLSGDGFVEVVSGLREGEKVVVEGAYELFYRNFSRIYRVPD
- a CDS encoding metallophosphoesterase, producing the protein MRLPLKETRKISLRFFVLLGVLGAILGLEFHEHVCTLSATDWNTLNLSKIRIKDPRDFSFAVFGDNQFSIYGFERLLRDIDRDPEISFVIALGDMVHSGSKISYFLFLDLIQKNLHKPLVTVIGNHELKGGGYLLYTRIFGRPYYSFRIGRTCFLILDDAARKVTIRERTWLEGELRKSQDRCDHRLVFLHIPLYDPRPSEHHCLPKKEAAFLSEVFRIYGVSHVFAGHIHGYFQGKWNGTPYTITGGAGAALYGEDPKHFFYHYLKVKVINGVLDVKVKRIPVPSPKWFDHTLYLFYTHFLDPHWLKPVLLLTVTGLFLSLSLKKISQGIP